The sequence TCAGTTCCCTAAGCAGCTTGTGGTCGATGCCTTTCCTTGTCACATTATTATTCCGGCCATGGAATACGCTGAGATCCATTATGAGGCCAAACCGGTGATTCGCGGTGACGTGCAGTTCGGAAACGTTGAATTGCGCATACGGTCGCGATGGAAATTGTGGGATTACAGCATCAAAACGGGTGAGCCGGCCACCGTGAAGATCTACCCCAATTTTGCCAATATCAATACTTTCTTAAAATTGGAACACGGTCAACAAATCAACCAATTAGGTATACACGTACAACAACGTCGCGGTGAAGGCATGAACTTTCACCAACTGCGTGAGTATCGTAAAGGCGATGCCATGTCGCAGATTGACTGGAAAGCCACCGCGCGACATGTGAAGCTCATTTCCAGGGAATACGAAGACGAGCGCGACCAGGATATTATTTTTCTATTGGATTGCGGTCGACGTATGCGTACCCACGATGGTGAACTGAGTCATTTTGATCAAGCGTTAAATGCGGTATTACTGACAGCATACATGGCGTTAAATCAAGGCGATGCTGCGGGGTTGCTGACTTTTGCCGGGGACACTCGCTGGATCCCGCCGGTTAAGGGAAAGACGTCTATTAATACCCTGTTGAATCGCATCTACGATTTACACAGTACCACCAATACCAGTGATTTTATTCAGGCTGCCGAAATCATGATGGCCTATCAGCGTAAGCGCGCACTGGTGATTATTGTCAGTAATATTCGTGAAGAGGACCGCCAGGATTTACAGGTGGCCACGAAAACTCTGGCAAAGCATCATTTGGTCATGGTAGCCAGTATTCGCGAGCAGTTTCTGGATGATGTCGAGTCCACTCAAGTAAATGATTTTGAAAGCGCACTGCAATACACCGGTGTGCTGCAATTTAAAGAACAGCGTCAACGGGTCCTGGAACGATTGGCGGAGCAGGGAGTGGTGATTACCGATTCCCTGGCCAAACATTTTCATATCGATCTGGCCAATCAATACCTGAACTTAAAACGCAGCGGTAGGATTTAAAGTCAAAAAAAATGGTGACTCCGGGGGAGGAGTCACCGGCCATGGTAACAAACGATGTCTGCAAACTATGGCAAAAAGCAACGGGTAAAAACCCGACGCGACTAGGTTTAGGCCAAGTAGCGCTCCAAATCCTCCGCACCACCAATGTGCTCTCCGTCAATAAACACTTGCGGTACAGTGGAAGTTTTGGAAATCGCACGTAAAGTGGCCTCGGTATAGTCCCGGTTAAGGACCAACTCTTCATAGCTCAGTCCGGCATCATTGAGCAGGCCTTTTGCACGAACACAATATTCACATCCCGGACGGGTAAAAATACTGACGCTTTTAGGTTTGGTCGCGTCAGGGGCGATATAATTCAACATGGTATCAGCGTCAGAAACTTCAAACGGATCGCCCGGTTTGTTGGGTTCGATAAACATTTTTTCTACCACACCGTCTTTAACCAACATGGAGTAGCGCCAGGAGCGTTTGCCGAATCCCAGGTCTTCCTTGTCCACCAACATGCCCATGCCTTCACTAAAGTGACCGTTGCCATCGGGCAGGAAGGTGAGGTTATGCGCTTTTTGTTCTGCTTTCCATTCATTCATGACAAAGGCATCGTTCACGGAAATGCAAATCACTTCATCGACACCGTTTTGTTTGAATACAGGCGCCAATTGATTGTAGCGAGGAACATGGGTGGACGAGCAAGTGGGCGTAAAGGCACCCGGCAGGGAAAAAACCACAACCGTTTTACCCTTGAAGATTTCGTCCGAACTTACATTGAGCCATTCGTGGTTACGCCGAGTGCGAAAAGTAACCGCCGGAACTTTTTGACCTTCACGATTCTCCATCATTTTTCTCCAATATATCAAATAGTTATAAACTGTTTCACTGAGACAAACACTGCAATTCTTGAGACAAATTATCGGACCTGGATGATGAAAGGTAAAATCGTTTAATCGAATGAAAACGAAAGGTAATACCGATTATC comes from Gammaproteobacteria bacterium and encodes:
- a CDS encoding DUF58 domain-containing protein: MRPSNIQLRVLGLWVLLALGLALARSWLTSEQVSFYVMLWWGSGLGVLFVAVMDAFALREVRMVSVSREMPGSFSLGASNAIKLTINNPFERALEMTVFDQFPKQLVVDAFPCHIIIPAMEYAEIHYEAKPVIRGDVQFGNVELRIRSRWKLWDYSIKTGEPATVKIYPNFANINTFLKLEHGQQINQLGIHVQQRRGEGMNFHQLREYRKGDAMSQIDWKATARHVKLISREYEDERDQDIIFLLDCGRRMRTHDGELSHFDQALNAVLLTAYMALNQGDAAGLLTFAGDTRWIPPVKGKTSINTLLNRIYDLHSTTNTSDFIQAAEIMMAYQRKRALVIIVSNIREEDRQDLQVATKTLAKHHLVMVASIREQFLDDVESTQVNDFESALQYTGVLQFKEQRQRVLERLAEQGVVITDSLAKHFHIDLANQYLNLKRSGRI
- a CDS encoding glutathione peroxidase gives rise to the protein MMENREGQKVPAVTFRTRRNHEWLNVSSDEIFKGKTVVVFSLPGAFTPTCSSTHVPRYNQLAPVFKQNGVDEVICISVNDAFVMNEWKAEQKAHNLTFLPDGNGHFSEGMGMLVDKEDLGFGKRSWRYSMLVKDGVVEKMFIEPNKPGDPFEVSDADTMLNYIAPDATKPKSVSIFTRPGCEYCVRAKGLLNDAGLSYEELVLNRDYTEATLRAISKTSTVPQVFIDGEHIGGAEDLERYLA